The proteins below come from a single Salvelinus alpinus chromosome 18, SLU_Salpinus.1, whole genome shotgun sequence genomic window:
- the LOC139543672 gene encoding procathepsin L-like, which translates to MTSLYLAVLVLCMSAVYAAPMFDSQLEGHWHLWKNWHSKNYHDSEEGWRRMVWEKNLKKIEMHNLEHSMGKHSYRLGMNHFGDMTNEEFGQLMNGYKQTTERKCKDSLFMEPNYLQAPEAVDWREKGYVTPIKNQGACGSCWAFSSTGAIEGQEFRKTGNLVSLSEQNLMDCSKLQGNEGCNGGLMNLAFQYVKDNGGLDTEASYPYVGKDDDVCHYRPEFNAVNETGFVDIPSGKEHALMSAVASVGPISVAIDASHNSFQFYQSGIYYEEKCSSEELDHGVLVVGYGFEGEDVDGKKFWIVKNSWTEKWGDKGYIYMAKDRKNHCGIATAAIYPLV; encoded by the exons ATGACGTCCCTGTACTTGGCAGTGTTGGTGCTCTGTATGAGTGCTGTGTATGCGGCCCCTATGTTTGACTCTCAGTTGGAGGGCCACTGGCACTTGTGGAAGAACTGGCACAGCAAGAACTACCATGAT AGCGAGGAGGGCTGGAGGAGGATGGTTTGGGAGAAGAACCTGAAGAAGATTGAGATGCACAACCTGGAACACTCTATGGGAAAACACTCCTACCGTCTGGGCATGAACCACTTTGGTGACATG ACCAACGAAGAGTTTGGGCAGCTCATGAATGGCTACAAGCAGACAACTGAGAGGAAGTGCAAGGACTCTCTGTTCATGGAACCCAATTACCTGCAGGCCCCTGAAGCTGTGGACTGGAGAGAGAAGGGCTACGTCACTCCCATCAAGAACCAG GGCGCATGTGGGTCTTGCTGGGCGTTCAGTTCCACCGGGGCCATAGAGGGCCAGGAATTCAGGAAGACTGGCAATCTGGTGTCTCTGAGTGAACAGAACCTGATGGACTGCTCCAAACTCCAGGGCAACGAGGGCTGTAATGGAGGTCTCATGAACCTGGCCTTCCAGTATGTGAAGGACAACGGTGGCCTGGACACAGAGGCGTCCTACCCCTATGTGGGCAAG GATGATGATGTTTGCCACTACCGACCAGAGTTCAATGCTGTCAATGAAACCGGCTTCGTGGATATCCCCAGTGGCAAGGAGCACGCTCTGATGAGTGCTGTGGCGTCTGTCGGCCCCATCTCTGTCGCCATCGATGCCAGCCACAACTCCTTCCAGTTCTACCAGTCTG GGATCTACTATGAGGAGAAGTGCAGCAGTGAGGAGCTCGACCATGGAGTTCTGGTGGTGGGATATGGTTTTGAAGGCGAGGATGTAGATGGCAAGAAATTCTGGATTGTCAAGAACAG CTGGACCGAGAAATGGGGAGACAAAGGCTACATCTACATGGCCAAAGACAGGAAGAACCACTGTGGCATCGCCACGGCAGCCATTTACCCACTGGTCTAG